In Pseudomonas nunensis, a single window of DNA contains:
- a CDS encoding DUF6124 family protein — protein MKNKTPDDTQSSDVPNNETIDLSKLSDITEPLVSARLRNPNRPDPISHVFTILPDVDKETLLCHACETLASLNVMSTDLACDLESSRRNVALAIQQLASLGELLVNRALDIIELPQGPHGTPPTSNA, from the coding sequence ATGAAGAATAAAACCCCTGATGACACACAATCATCTGACGTTCCAAACAACGAAACTATAGATCTATCCAAACTCTCCGATATCACCGAGCCCCTCGTCAGTGCACGCCTGCGCAATCCAAATCGCCCTGACCCGATCAGCCATGTTTTCACTATCCTCCCGGACGTCGACAAGGAAACCCTGCTTTGTCACGCCTGTGAAACCCTCGCCTCACTGAATGTCATGAGCACTGATCTCGCCTGCGATCTGGAAAGCTCTCGCCGCAATGTGGCGCTGGCCATTCAGCAACTGGCCTCATTGGGCGAGTTGTTGGTTAACCGGGCGCTGGACATCATTGAACTACCGCAGGGGCCACATGGGACCCCACCCACCAGCAATGCCTGA
- a CDS encoding LysR family transcriptional regulator, giving the protein MELRHLRYFIAVAEELHFGRAAQVLGISQPPLSQQIQALEAEVGARLFERTNRRVELSEAGRLFLEEARLVLAQVDKAADVARRAQLGELGELKIGFTSSAPFNSTIPQAIFSFRQRFPAVHLNLREMSSTQVADALVDESIEVGIMRPLGLPDSLSVVELMREPLVAVLSSKHPLVNGSEEGLFLSALALEPFVFFPRSYGSGLYAQLLSLARDAGFSPHFAQEAGEAMTIIGLVAAGLGVSVLPASYQRMRIDGVVYRPLLDPEAVSAVWLVQRKDQKSPMAKAFVELLTRKVEPLKS; this is encoded by the coding sequence ATGGAATTGCGCCACCTGCGCTACTTCATCGCCGTCGCTGAAGAACTGCACTTCGGCCGCGCCGCCCAGGTGCTGGGCATCTCCCAGCCGCCGCTGAGCCAGCAGATTCAGGCACTGGAAGCGGAGGTTGGCGCGCGGTTATTCGAGCGTACCAACCGTCGGGTCGAGCTCAGTGAGGCCGGTCGGTTGTTTCTGGAAGAGGCGCGGCTGGTGCTGGCGCAGGTCGACAAAGCGGCGGACGTTGCTCGTCGGGCGCAACTTGGCGAGTTGGGCGAACTGAAGATCGGCTTCACCTCATCGGCACCGTTCAACTCGACCATTCCCCAGGCGATCTTCTCGTTTCGCCAACGCTTCCCGGCGGTGCACCTGAACCTGCGGGAAATGAGCAGCACCCAAGTCGCCGATGCGCTGGTGGATGAATCGATCGAAGTCGGGATCATGCGACCGCTGGGATTGCCGGATTCCCTCAGCGTGGTGGAATTGATGCGCGAGCCACTGGTGGCCGTGCTCAGCTCCAAGCATCCGCTGGTCAACGGCAGCGAAGAAGGCCTGTTCCTGTCAGCCCTGGCCCTCGAACCTTTCGTCTTTTTCCCACGCAGTTATGGCAGTGGTCTGTACGCCCAGTTGCTGAGCCTGGCGCGAGATGCCGGCTTCAGTCCGCACTTCGCCCAAGAGGCGGGCGAGGCGATGACCATCATCGGATTGGTGGCGGCGGGGTTGGGGGTGTCGGTGCTGCCGGCGTCGTATCAGCGGATGAGGATTGATGGCGTGGTCTATCGACCGCTGCTTGATCCGGAAGCGGTGTCAGCAGTGTGGCTGGTACAGCGCAAGGACCAGAAATCGCCGATGGCGAAGGCGTTTGTGGAGTTGTTGACGAGGAAGGTTGAACCCCTCAAATCGTGA
- a CDS encoding MFS transporter, which yields MKTAVAPLAHEVPPTVLDDVVAELNEIYIEKGTPMFMRTVLALFSGGFATFALLYCVQPMMPLLSHEYSINAAQSSLILSVATGMLAIGLLITGPISDRVGRKPVMVTALFAAALCTMASAMMPSWEGVLIMRALIGLSLSGLAAVAMTYLSEEIHPQHIGLAMGLYIGGNAIGGMSGRLITGVLIDVVSWHTAMLVIGGLALIAATVFWKILPESRNFRARSMHPRSLLDGFTMHFRDAGLPLLFLEAFVLMGAFVTLFNYIGYRLLAAPYNMDQAFVGLLSVVYLSGIYSSAKIGSLADKLGRRKVLWATIVLMLAGLALTMFTPLPLVIIGMLIFTFGFFGAHSVASSWIGRRAIKAKGQASSLYLFSYYAGSSIAGTAGGVFWHLGGWNGIGLFIGGLLVIALLVALKLAKLPPLGGVKA from the coding sequence GTGAAAACTGCTGTCGCCCCACTCGCCCATGAAGTTCCGCCTACTGTGCTGGACGATGTCGTCGCCGAGCTGAACGAGATCTACATCGAAAAAGGCACGCCGATGTTCATGCGCACGGTGCTGGCGCTGTTCTCCGGCGGCTTCGCGACGTTCGCGCTGCTGTATTGCGTGCAGCCGATGATGCCGTTGCTGTCCCACGAATATTCGATCAACGCGGCCCAGAGCAGCCTGATTCTGTCGGTGGCCACGGGCATGCTCGCCATTGGTCTGCTGATCACCGGGCCGATTTCTGACCGCGTCGGGCGTAAGCCGGTGATGGTGACGGCGTTGTTCGCCGCTGCGCTGTGCACCATGGCTAGCGCGATGATGCCTTCTTGGGAAGGTGTCTTGATCATGCGTGCGTTGATCGGGTTGTCGCTGAGCGGCCTGGCGGCGGTGGCCATGACTTACCTGAGCGAAGAGATCCACCCGCAGCACATCGGTCTGGCCATGGGTTTGTACATCGGTGGCAACGCGATTGGCGGGATGAGCGGACGCTTGATCACGGGTGTACTGATCGATGTTGTGAGCTGGCACACCGCGATGTTGGTGATCGGTGGCCTGGCGCTGATCGCAGCGACGGTGTTCTGGAAAATCCTCCCCGAATCGCGCAACTTCCGCGCTCGCTCGATGCACCCGCGCAGCCTGCTCGACGGCTTCACTATGCACTTTCGCGACGCTGGTCTACCTCTGCTGTTTCTTGAAGCCTTTGTGCTGATGGGCGCGTTTGTCACGCTGTTCAACTACATCGGCTATCGCCTTCTGGCCGCGCCTTACAACATGGACCAGGCCTTTGTCGGGTTGCTCTCGGTGGTGTACCTGTCGGGGATCTATAGCTCGGCGAAAATCGGTTCGCTGGCTGACAAACTGGGTCGACGCAAAGTGCTGTGGGCGACGATTGTGCTGATGCTCGCGGGCCTCGCGCTGACCATGTTTACGCCGCTGCCGCTGGTGATCATTGGCATGCTGATCTTCACGTTTGGCTTCTTCGGCGCGCATTCGGTGGCGAGTAGCTGGATCGGGCGCCGGGCGATCAAGGCCAAAGGACAGGCTTCATCGTTGTATCTGTTCAGCTATTACGCCGGGTCGAGCATTGCCGGGACGGCGGGCGGGGTGTTCTGGCACCTTGGCGGCTGGAACGGGATTGGATTGTTTATTGGTGGGTTGTTGGTGATTGCGCTGTTGGTGGCGTTGAAATTGGCGAAGCTGCCACCGCTGGGCGGTGTAAAGGCCTGA
- the hemE gene encoding uroporphyrinogen decarboxylase, protein MTALKNDRFLRALLKQPVDVTPVWMMRQAGRYLPEYRASRAKAGDFMSLCMNPEFACEVTMQPLDRYPQLDAAILFSDILTIPDAMGQGLYFETGEGPRFKKVVSTLADIEALPIPDPHKDLGYVMDAVSTIRRELNGRVPLIGFSGSPWTLATYMVEGGSSKDYRKTKTMLYDNPQALHLLLDKLAQSVTSYLNGQIMAGAQAVQIFDSWGGNLSAAAYQEFSLAYMRKIVSGLIREHDGRKVPVILFTKGGGLWLESIADAGADALGLDWTCDIGNARNRVGNKVALQGNMDPTVLYAKPEAIRTEVGRILASYGKGSGHVFNLGHGITPEVDPEHAGAFLRAVHELSAQYHE, encoded by the coding sequence ATGACTGCCCTGAAGAACGACCGTTTCCTTCGCGCCCTGCTCAAGCAACCTGTAGACGTCACGCCGGTATGGATGATGCGCCAGGCCGGTCGCTACCTGCCTGAATACCGCGCCAGCCGTGCCAAGGCCGGTGACTTCATGAGCCTGTGCATGAACCCGGAGTTCGCTTGCGAAGTCACGATGCAACCGCTCGACCGCTATCCGCAACTGGACGCGGCGATCCTCTTCTCCGACATCCTGACCATCCCGGACGCCATGGGCCAAGGCCTGTACTTCGAAACCGGTGAAGGCCCGCGCTTCAAGAAAGTCGTCAGCACCCTGGCCGACATCGAAGCCTTGCCGATTCCTGATCCGCACAAAGACCTTGGCTACGTGATGGACGCGGTCAGCACCATCCGCCGCGAACTGAACGGCCGCGTGCCACTGATCGGCTTCTCCGGCAGCCCATGGACCCTGGCCACCTACATGGTGGAAGGCGGCTCGTCGAAAGACTACCGCAAGACCAAAACCATGCTCTACGACAACCCGCAAGCCTTGCACTTGTTGCTGGACAAGCTGGCTCAGTCGGTCACCAGCTACCTCAACGGCCAGATCATGGCCGGCGCGCAAGCGGTGCAGATCTTCGATAGCTGGGGCGGCAACCTCTCGGCGGCGGCGTACCAGGAATTCTCCCTGGCCTACATGCGCAAGATCGTCAGCGGCCTGATCCGCGAACACGATGGCCGCAAAGTGCCGGTCATCCTGTTCACCAAGGGCGGAGGCCTGTGGCTGGAAAGTATTGCCGACGCTGGCGCCGACGCGCTGGGCCTGGACTGGACCTGCGACATTGGCAACGCCCGTAATCGCGTCGGCAACAAAGTCGCGCTGCAAGGCAACATGGACCCGACGGTGCTCTACGCAAAACCGGAAGCCATCCGCACCGAAGTGGGCCGCATCCTCGCCAGCTACGGCAAGGGCAGCGGCCACGTCTTCAACCTCGGCCATGGCATCACCCCGGAAGTTGATCCGGAGCATGCAGGCGCGTTCCTGCGCGCGGTGCATGAGCTGTCGGCGCAGTATCACGAGTGA
- a CDS encoding FAD-dependent oxidoreductase, with amino-acid sequence MAERLNNDFQFIDVGRKDPKKKLLRQRKKEFVEIYEPFKPQHSADQAHRCLGCGNPYCEWKCPVHNFIPNWLKLVAEGNILQAAELSHQTNTLPEVCGRVCPQDRLCEGACTLNDGFGAVTIGSVEKYITDTAFAMGWRPDMSKVKPTGKRVAIIGAGPAGLGCADVLVRGGVTPVVFDKNPEIGGLLTFGIPEFKLEKTVLSNRREVFTGMGIEFRLNTEVGKDVTIEQLLEEYDAVFMGMGTYTYMKGGFAGEDLPGVHDALDFLIANVNRNLGFEKSPEDFVDMKGKKVVVLGGGDTAMDCNRTSIRQGAKSVTCAYRRDEANMPGSRKEVKNAKEEGVKFLYNRQPIAIVGEDRVEGVKVVETRLGEPDARGRRSPEPIPGSEEIIPADAVVIAFGFRPSPASWFEQFEIQTDSQGRVVAPEQGKYKHQTSNPKIFAGGDMVRGSDLVVTAIFEGRNAAEGILDYLGV; translated from the coding sequence ATGGCTGAACGTCTGAATAACGACTTCCAGTTCATCGATGTCGGGCGCAAAGATCCGAAGAAGAAACTGTTGCGTCAACGCAAGAAAGAGTTCGTGGAAATCTACGAACCCTTCAAACCCCAGCATTCGGCCGACCAGGCCCACCGCTGCCTGGGTTGCGGTAACCCGTATTGCGAATGGAAGTGCCCGGTGCACAACTTCATTCCGAACTGGCTGAAACTGGTGGCCGAGGGCAACATCCTCCAGGCCGCCGAGCTGTCGCACCAGACCAACACCCTGCCGGAAGTGTGCGGCCGGGTGTGCCCGCAGGATCGTCTGTGCGAGGGTGCGTGCACCCTCAACGACGGCTTCGGCGCGGTGACCATCGGTTCGGTCGAGAAGTACATCACCGACACCGCGTTTGCCATGGGCTGGCGCCCGGACATGTCCAAGGTCAAGCCGACCGGCAAGCGTGTCGCGATCATCGGCGCAGGTCCGGCCGGTCTGGGCTGTGCCGACGTGCTGGTACGCGGCGGCGTGACCCCGGTGGTGTTCGACAAGAACCCGGAAATCGGCGGTCTGCTGACCTTCGGCATCCCCGAGTTCAAGCTGGAAAAGACCGTGCTGAGCAATCGCCGCGAAGTCTTCACCGGCATGGGCATCGAGTTCCGCCTGAACACCGAAGTGGGCAAGGACGTGACCATCGAGCAACTGCTCGAAGAATACGATGCCGTGTTCATGGGCATGGGCACCTACACCTACATGAAGGGCGGCTTTGCCGGTGAGGACCTGCCGGGCGTGCACGACGCGCTCGATTTCCTGATCGCCAACGTCAACCGCAACCTGGGCTTTGAAAAGTCGCCGGAAGATTTCGTCGACATGAAAGGCAAGAAGGTCGTGGTACTCGGCGGCGGCGACACGGCGATGGACTGCAACCGCACGTCGATCCGCCAGGGCGCCAAGTCGGTGACCTGTGCGTATCGTCGCGACGAAGCGAACATGCCGGGCTCGCGCAAAGAGGTGAAGAACGCCAAGGAAGAAGGCGTGAAATTCCTCTACAACCGCCAGCCGATCGCCATTGTCGGTGAAGACCGCGTCGAAGGCGTGAAAGTGGTCGAGACCCGTCTCGGCGAACCGGACGCCCGTGGCCGTCGCAGTCCTGAGCCGATCCCGGGCTCCGAAGAGATCATCCCGGCTGACGCCGTGGTCATCGCGTTCGGTTTCCGTCCAAGCCCGGCCTCGTGGTTCGAACAGTTCGAGATCCAGACCGACAGCCAGGGCCGCGTCGTGGCCCCGGAACAAGGCAAATACAAACACCAGACCAGCAACCCGAAAATCTTCGCCGGTGGCGACATGGTTCGCGGGTCTGACCTGGTGGTGACGGCGATCTTCGAAGGGCGTAATGCCGCTGAAGGGATCCTGGATTACTTGGGCGTCTAA
- the gltB gene encoding glutamate synthase large subunit, which translates to MKAGLYQPDEFKDNCGFGLIAHMQGEPSHTLLQTAIEALTCMTHRGGINADGKTGDGCGLLIQKPDVFLRAIAQETFGVALPKQYAVGMVFFNQDPVKAEAARENMNREILAAGLTLVGWRKVPIDTSVLGRLALERLPQIEQVYIGGEGLSDQDMAIKLFTSRRRSSVANAADVDHYICSFSHKTIIYKGLMMPADLTAFYPDLSDQRLQTSICVFHQRFSTNTLPKWPLAQPFRFLAHNGEINTITGNRNWAVARRTKFTNDLMDLEELGPLVNRVGSDSSSMDNMLELMVTGGIDLFRGVRMIIPPAWQNVETMDPDLRAFYEYNSMHMEPWDGPAGVVMTDGRYAVCLLDRNGLRPARWVTTKNGFITLASEIGVWNYQPEDVIAKGRVGPGQIFAVDTETGQILDTDAIDNRLKSRHPYKQWLRKNALRIQATMEDNDHGSAFYDVDQLKQYMKMYQVTFEERDQVLRPLGEQGYEAVGSMGDDTPMAVLSQRVRTPYDYFRQQFAQVTNPPIDPLREAIVMSLEICLGAERNIFQESPEHASRVILSSPVISPAKWRSLMNLDRPGFERAIIDLNYDESVGLEAAIRNVADQAEEAVRSGRTQVVLSDRHIAPGKLPIHASLATGAVHHRLTEKGLRCDSNILVETATARDPHHFAVLIGFGASAVYPFLAYEVLGDLIRTGEVLGDLYEVFKNYRKGITKGLLKILSKMGISTITSYRGAQLFEAIGLSEEVCELSFRGVPSRIKGARFVDIEAEQKALAAEAWSPRKPIQQGGLLKFVHGGEYHAYNPDVVSTLQAAVQQGDYSKFKEYTALVDNRPVSMIRDLFKVKTLDTALDISEIEPLESVLKRFDSAGISLGALSPEAHEALAEAMNRLGARSNSGEGGEDPARYGTIKSSKIKQVATGRFGVTPEYLVNAEVLQIKVAQGAKPGEGGQLPGGKVNGLIAKLRYAVPGVTLISPPPHHDIYSIEDLSQLIFDLKQVNPKALVSVKLVAEAGVGTIAAGVAKAYADLITISGYDGGTGASPLTSIKYAGAPWELGLAETHQTLRGNDLRGKVRVQTDGGLKTGLDVIKAAILGAESFGFGTAPMIALGCKYLRICHLNNCATGVATQNEKLRKDHYIGTVDMVVNFFTYVAEETREWLAKLGVRSLEELIGRTDLLEILEGQTAKQQHLDLTPLLGSDHIPADKPQFCQVDRNPPFDKGLLAEKMVDLATSAINDKSGAEFALDICNCDRSIGARISGEIARKHGNQGMANAPITFRFKGTAGQSFGVWNAGGLNMYLEGDANDYVGKGMTGGKLVIVPPKGSVYKTQDSAIIGNTCLYGATGGKLFAAGTAGERFAVRNSGAHTVVEGTGDHCCEYMTGGFVCVLGKTGYNFGSGMTGGFAYVLDQDNTFVDRVNHELVEIQRISGEAMEAYRSHLQRVLDEYVAETDSEWGRNLAENLDDYLRRFWLVKPKAANLKSLLSSTRANPQ; encoded by the coding sequence ATGAAAGCAGGTCTGTACCAACCAGATGAATTCAAGGATAACTGCGGTTTTGGCCTGATAGCCCATATGCAGGGCGAGCCCAGTCATACCCTTTTGCAAACGGCCATTGAGGCCCTGACCTGCATGACCCACCGCGGTGGGATCAACGCCGACGGCAAGACCGGTGACGGTTGCGGCTTGCTGATTCAAAAGCCGGATGTGTTCCTGCGAGCCATTGCCCAGGAAACCTTCGGCGTTGCACTGCCCAAGCAATATGCCGTGGGCATGGTCTTCTTCAACCAGGACCCGGTCAAAGCCGAAGCCGCTCGCGAGAACATGAACCGCGAGATCCTCGCTGCCGGCCTGACCCTCGTTGGCTGGCGCAAAGTGCCAATCGACACCAGCGTCCTCGGCCGCCTGGCCCTTGAGCGCCTGCCGCAGATCGAACAGGTGTACATCGGTGGTGAAGGCCTGAGCGATCAGGACATGGCAATCAAGCTGTTCACTTCGCGTCGTCGCTCGTCCGTGGCCAACGCCGCCGACGTCGATCACTACATCTGCAGCTTTTCGCACAAAACCATCATTTATAAAGGCCTGATGATGCCGGCGGATCTCACCGCCTTCTATCCAGACCTCAGCGACCAGCGCCTGCAAACCTCGATCTGCGTGTTCCACCAGCGCTTCTCGACCAACACCCTGCCGAAATGGCCGTTGGCGCAGCCGTTCCGCTTCCTCGCCCACAACGGCGAGATCAACACCATCACCGGTAACCGTAACTGGGCCGTGGCCCGTCGCACCAAGTTCACCAACGATTTGATGGACCTGGAAGAACTCGGCCCATTGGTCAACCGCGTGGGTTCCGACTCCTCCAGCATGGACAACATGCTCGAGCTGATGGTCACTGGCGGCATCGACCTGTTCCGTGGCGTGCGGATGATCATTCCGCCTGCGTGGCAGAACGTCGAAACCATGGACCCGGATCTGCGGGCATTCTACGAATACAACTCGATGCACATGGAACCTTGGGATGGCCCGGCCGGCGTGGTAATGACCGACGGTCGCTACGCGGTGTGCCTGCTCGACCGTAACGGTCTGCGCCCGGCGCGTTGGGTCACCACCAAAAACGGCTTCATCACCCTGGCCTCGGAAATCGGTGTCTGGAACTACCAGCCTGAAGACGTGATCGCCAAGGGTCGTGTGGGGCCGGGCCAGATCTTTGCCGTGGACACCGAAACCGGCCAGATCCTCGACACCGACGCCATCGACAACCGCTTGAAGTCTCGTCATCCGTACAAGCAATGGCTGCGCAAGAATGCCCTGCGCATCCAGGCGACCATGGAAGACAACGACCACGGTTCGGCTTTCTATGACGTGGACCAACTCAAGCAGTACATGAAGATGTACCAAGTCACGTTCGAAGAACGCGATCAGGTGCTGCGTCCGCTCGGCGAGCAAGGCTACGAAGCCGTTGGCTCGATGGGCGACGATACGCCGATGGCCGTGCTGTCTCAGCGCGTGCGTACGCCGTACGACTATTTCCGCCAGCAGTTCGCGCAGGTCACCAACCCGCCGATCGACCCGCTGCGTGAAGCTATCGTCATGTCGCTGGAAATCTGCCTCGGTGCCGAGCGCAACATTTTCCAGGAGTCGCCGGAACACGCTTCGCGCGTGATCCTCAGCTCGCCGGTCATTTCCCCGGCCAAGTGGCGCTCGCTGATGAACCTCGATCGTCCGGGCTTCGAGCGCGCGATCATCGACCTCAACTACGACGAAAGCGTCGGCCTCGAAGCGGCGATCCGCAATGTGGCCGATCAGGCTGAAGAAGCCGTGCGTTCCGGTCGTACCCAGGTTGTATTGAGTGACCGTCACATTGCCCCGGGCAAGTTGCCGATCCACGCTTCGCTGGCTACCGGCGCGGTGCACCACCGCCTGACCGAAAAAGGCCTGCGTTGCGACTCCAACATCCTGGTTGAAACCGCCACCGCTCGCGACCCGCATCACTTTGCGGTGTTGATCGGTTTCGGCGCCTCGGCGGTTTATCCGTTCCTGGCCTACGAAGTGCTGGGCGACCTGATCCGTACAGGTGAAGTGCTGGGCGACCTCTATGAGGTGTTCAAGAACTACCGCAAAGGCATCACCAAAGGTCTGCTGAAGATCCTGTCGAAGATGGGCATCTCGACCATCACTTCGTACCGTGGTGCGCAGTTGTTCGAAGCCATCGGCCTGTCCGAAGAAGTTTGCGAACTGAGCTTCCGTGGTGTGCCGAGCCGCATCAAGGGTGCGCGTTTCGTCGATATCGAAGCCGAACAGAAAGCCCTCGCCGCCGAAGCCTGGAGCCCGCGCAAGCCAATCCAGCAGGGCGGTTTGCTGAAGTTCGTCCACGGTGGCGAATATCACGCCTACAACCCGGACGTGGTCAGCACTCTGCAAGCCGCTGTGCAGCAGGGCGACTACAGCAAGTTCAAGGAATACACGGCGCTGGTGGACAACCGTCCGGTGTCGATGATCCGCGACTTGTTCAAAGTGAAAACCTTGGACACGGCGCTGGACATCAGCGAGATCGAACCACTGGAATCGGTGCTCAAGCGCTTCGACTCTGCGGGCATCTCCCTCGGCGCTTTGTCGCCTGAGGCTCACGAAGCCCTGGCCGAAGCCATGAACCGCCTCGGTGCGCGTTCCAACTCCGGCGAAGGCGGCGAAGACCCGGCGCGCTACGGCACGATCAAGAGCTCGAAAATCAAGCAAGTGGCGACTGGCCGTTTCGGTGTGACCCCGGAATACCTGGTCAACGCTGAAGTGCTGCAGATCAAAGTCGCTCAGGGCGCCAAGCCCGGCGAAGGTGGTCAGCTGCCAGGTGGCAAGGTCAACGGTCTGATCGCCAAGCTGCGTTATGCAGTGCCGGGCGTGACCCTGATTTCGCCGCCGCCGCACCACGACATCTATTCGATCGAAGACTTGTCGCAGCTGATTTTCGACCTGAAACAAGTCAACCCGAAGGCCCTGGTCTCGGTGAAACTCGTTGCAGAAGCGGGCGTTGGCACCATCGCTGCCGGTGTGGCCAAGGCCTACGCGGACTTGATCACCATCTCCGGCTACGACGGCGGCACCGGCGCATCGCCGCTGACTTCGATCAAATACGCGGGCGCTCCGTGGGAACTCGGCTTGGCCGAAACCCACCAGACCCTGCGTGGCAACGACCTGCGCGGCAAAGTCCGGGTACAAACCGACGGCGGCCTGAAAACCGGCCTTGACGTGATCAAGGCTGCGATCCTCGGCGCTGAAAGCTTCGGCTTCGGCACCGCGCCAATGATCGCCTTGGGCTGCAAATACCTGCGCATCTGCCACCTGAACAACTGCGCCACCGGCGTCGCGACTCAAAACGAGAAGCTGCGCAAGGATCACTACATCGGCACCGTCGACATGGTGGTGAATTTCTTCACCTACGTCGCCGAAGAAACCCGTGAGTGGCTGGCCAAGCTGGGCGTGCGCTCCCTCGAAGAGCTGATCGGCCGTACCGATCTGCTGGAAATCCTCGAAGGCCAGACCGCCAAGCAGCAACACCTGGACCTGACCCCGTTGCTCGGCAGCGATCACATCCCGGCAGACAAGCCACAATTCTGCCAGGTGGACCGCAACCCGCCGTTCGACAAAGGCCTGCTGGCCGAGAAAATGGTCGACTTGGCCACTTCCGCCATCAACGACAAGAGCGGCGCCGAGTTCGCCCTGGATATCTGCAACTGCGACCGTTCGATCGGCGCGCGGATCTCCGGTGAAATCGCGCGCAAGCACGGCAACCAAGGCATGGCGAACGCGCCGATCACCTTCCGCTTCAAAGGGACGGCCGGTCAGAGCTTCGGTGTGTGGAACGCCGGCGGCCTGAACATGTACCTGGAAGGCGACGCCAACGATTACGTCGGCAAAGGCATGACCGGCGGCAAACTGGTCATCGTTCCGCCGAAGGGCAGCGTCTACAAGACTCAGGACAGTGCCATTATCGGCAACACCTGCCTGTACGGCGCCACTGGCGGCAAGCTGTTCGCCGCCGGCACCGCGGGCGAGCGTTTCGCTGTGCGTAACTCCGGTGCTCACACCGTGGTTGAAGGCACTGGCGATCACTGCTGCGAGTACATGACCGGTGGTTTCGTCTGCGTTCTGGGCAAGACCGGTTACAACTTCGGCTCAGGCATGACCGGCGGTTTCGCCTACGTGCTCGACCAGGACAACACCTTCGTTGACCGGGTCAACCACGAACTGGTGGAAATCCAGCGGATCAGCGGCGAAGCGATGGAAGCCTATCGCAGCCACCTGCAACGCGTGCTGGACGAATACGTCGCGGAAACCGACAGCGAATGGGGTCGTAACCTCGCTGAAAACCTCGACGACTATCTGCGCCGTTTCTGGCTGGTCAAGCCCAAGGCTGCCAACCTGAAATCGTTGCTTTCCAGCACCCGTGCCAATCCGCAGTGA